The following are encoded in a window of Magnolia sinica isolate HGM2019 chromosome 11, MsV1, whole genome shotgun sequence genomic DNA:
- the LOC131218180 gene encoding uncharacterized protein LOC131218180, with product MEEDEWHQVRPKGTRYQLHNLFAENITYDITAEYLYRIFGRYGKITDTFIPTNPGLNRSRGYGFIRFVYKADAQPALDILNGKRVNGRIIIVQKAKVRSQPAPFTHQGARGSTLAPASRVFPPRTVTSYVLVVRGQDLSSQSNVRRNATTTDPHPAGPILNPTGKELAKMPYPNQASWRISSPASVEKVLDHLPRPAG from the coding sequence ATGGAGGAAGACGAGTGGCATCAAGTCCGTCCCAAGGGGACCCGTTACCAGCTTCACAACCTGTTTGCGGAGAACATTACATACGACATTACGGCTGAATATCTCTATAGGATTTTCGGGAGATACGGGAAAATCACAGACACTTTCATCCCCACTAATCCCGGCCTAAATCGTTCTCGTGGGTATGGATTCATCAGATTCGTATACAAAGCAGACGCGCAACCTGCCCTCGATATCCTCAATGGAAAAAGGGTAAATGGACGCATCATCATTGTCCAGAAAGCAAAGGTTCGGTCCCAACCCGCCCCCTTCACCCATCAGGGCGCCAGGGGAAGCACTCTCGCCCCTGCTTCTAGGGTGTTCCCTCCAAGGACTGTTACATCTTATGTTTTGGTAGTTAGAGGACAGGACCTTTCGAGCCAGTCAAATGTTCGAAGAAATGCCACTACCACTGATCCTCACCCAGCAGGTCCAATCCTCAATCCCACAGGGAAGGAGCTCGCCAAAATGCCTTATCCAAATCAGGCCAGCTGGAGGATATCCAGTCCAGCGAGTGTAGAGAAGGTGCTCGATCATTTGCCAAGGCCAGCTGGATAG
- the LOC131219359 gene encoding putative clathrin assembly protein At5g57200 isoform X4 codes for MNKGPPVLSMEESCASCAKEIQEPPQLNIEPALQPPVPAADTGDLLGLNEINPDTAVIEESNAMALAIVPPVNGEGSLHQNRTSIGFDELK; via the exons ATGAATAAGGGTCCACCTGTACTATCCATGGAAGAAAG CTGTGCCAGCTGTGCCAAAGAGATACAAGAACCTCCTCAGCTCAACATTGAGCCTGCACTTCAACCACCTGTGCCAGCTGCAGACACTGGAGATTTGTTG GGATTGAATGAGATTAATCCTGATACCGCTGTAATTGAGGAAAGCAATGCAATGGCTCTTGCCATAGTACCACCTG TAAATGGTGAAgggtcactacaccaaaatcgcacATCTATTGGATTTGATGAATTG AAATGA
- the LOC131219359 gene encoding putative clathrin assembly protein At5g57200 isoform X3, whose protein sequence is MNKGPPVLSMEESCASCAKEIQEPPQLNIEPALQPPVPAADTGDLLGLNEINPDTAVIEESNAMALAIVPPVNGEGSLHQNRTSIGFDELAECNRYLCVWFNLPSK, encoded by the exons ATGAATAAGGGTCCACCTGTACTATCCATGGAAGAAAG CTGTGCCAGCTGTGCCAAAGAGATACAAGAACCTCCTCAGCTCAACATTGAGCCTGCACTTCAACCACCTGTGCCAGCTGCAGACACTGGAGATTTGTTG GGATTGAATGAGATTAATCCTGATACCGCTGTAATTGAGGAAAGCAATGCAATGGCTCTTGCCATAGTACCACCTG TAAATGGTGAAgggtcactacaccaaaatcgcacATCTATTGGATTTGATGAATTG GCTGAGTGCAATCGGTACTTATGTGTCTGGTTCAATCTTCCCTCAAAGTGA
- the LOC131218179 gene encoding uncharacterized protein LOC131218179, which translates to MIRESKRLVIAAKLGFNHQIAKDVVDNKIWILARSHIQIQTIRATGQSIAIRITEESLPHPIFITAVYVSCFKHQRKALWDELRSTFNTTMGPWMVCGDFNTTISPDERLGGPVQMTTAMIDFQEAIHDIGLIDIGFFGSPFTWCNNRTGRSCKWARLDRILINSNWMRSFPSLKASWDNEIFATSMYKFFIKMKNLKAVLRTWNKDTFGDVSRNVQEAENEVAKAEVSLLNMQIEADTIKLNLAHATLKRAYLREEIFWK; encoded by the exons ATGATCAGAGAGTCAAAACGGCTAGTGATTGCTGCCAAGCTTGGGTTCAACCATCAGATTGCAAAGGATGTGGTGGACAACAAAATCTGGATTTTGGCTAGGAGCCACATCCAAATTCAGACCATCCGGGCTACTGGACAAAGCATCGCCATTAGGATCACAGAGGAGAGCCTTCCCCACCCAATATTCATCACGGCTGTGTATGTTAGCTGTTTTAAACACCAACGAAAGGCTCTATGGGATGAGCTGAGAAGCACTTTCAACACTACAATGGGCCCATGGATGGTTTGTGGGGATTTCAATACTACTATTAGTCCTGATGAGCGTCTTGGTGGCCCCGTGCAGATGACAACAGCTATGATAGACTTTCAAGAGGCCATTCATGATATAGGGCTGATAGACATAGGTTTTTTTGGTTCCCCTTTCACATGGTGCAATAACAGAACGGGCAGAAGCTGCAAATGGGCTAGGCTCGACAGAATCTTGATCAACTCTAATTGGATGAGAAGCTTTCCGAGCT TGAAGGCTAGCTGGGACAACGAGATCTTCGCCACCTCGATGTACAAGTTCTTTATCAAGATGAAGAATCTTAAGGCGGTGTTGAGAACATGGAACAAAGACACATTTGGAGATGTCAGTAGAAACGTGCAGGAAGCTGAAAATGAAGTTGCCAAGGCTGAGGTCTCTCTCCTCAATATGCAAATTGAAGCAGACACTATCAAGCTCAATTTGGCCCACGCTACTCTGAAAAGGGCCTATCTCCGGGAGGAAATTTTCTGGAAgtag
- the LOC131219359 gene encoding putative clathrin assembly protein At5g57200 isoform X2: MNKGPPVLSMEESCAKEIQEPPQLNIEPALQPPVPAADTGDLLGLNEINPDTAVIEESNAMALAIVPPVNGEGSLHQNRTSIGFDELVNSTQTAEIPILLIFPFFQRLDLV; encoded by the exons ATGAATAAGGGTCCACCTGTACTATCCATGGAAGAAAG CTGTGCCAAAGAGATACAAGAACCTCCTCAGCTCAACATTGAGCCTGCACTTCAACCACCTGTGCCAGCTGCAGACACTGGAGATTTGTTG GGATTGAATGAGATTAATCCTGATACCGCTGTAATTGAGGAAAGCAATGCAATGGCTCTTGCCATAGTACCACCTG TAAATGGTGAAgggtcactacaccaaaatcgcacATCTATTGGATTTGATGAATTGGTAAACAGTACACAGACTGCTGAAATTCCAATTTTGttgatttttccttttttccaaaGGTTGGACTTGGTCTAA
- the LOC131219359 gene encoding uncharacterized protein LOC131219359 isoform X1: MNKGPPVLSMEESCASCAKEIQEPPQLNIEPALQPPVPAADTGDLLGLNEINPDTAVIEESNAMALAIVPPVNGEGSLHQNRTSIGFDELVNSTQTAEIPILLIFPFFQRLDLV, translated from the exons ATGAATAAGGGTCCACCTGTACTATCCATGGAAGAAAG CTGTGCCAGCTGTGCCAAAGAGATACAAGAACCTCCTCAGCTCAACATTGAGCCTGCACTTCAACCACCTGTGCCAGCTGCAGACACTGGAGATTTGTTG GGATTGAATGAGATTAATCCTGATACCGCTGTAATTGAGGAAAGCAATGCAATGGCTCTTGCCATAGTACCACCTG TAAATGGTGAAgggtcactacaccaaaatcgcacATCTATTGGATTTGATGAATTGGTAAACAGTACACAGACTGCTGAAATTCCAATTTTGttgatttttccttttttccaaaGGTTGGACTTGGTCTAA
- the LOC131219359 gene encoding putative clathrin assembly protein At5g57200 isoform X5 — protein sequence MNKGPPVLSMEESCASCAKEIQEPPQLNIEPALQPPVPAADTGDLLGLNEINPDTAVIEESNAMALAIVPPGSKW from the exons ATGAATAAGGGTCCACCTGTACTATCCATGGAAGAAAG CTGTGCCAGCTGTGCCAAAGAGATACAAGAACCTCCTCAGCTCAACATTGAGCCTGCACTTCAACCACCTGTGCCAGCTGCAGACACTGGAGATTTGTTG GGATTGAATGAGATTAATCCTGATACCGCTGTAATTGAGGAAAGCAATGCAATGGCTCTTGCCATAGTACCACCTGGTAG TAAATGGTGA